In one [Chlorobium] sp. 445 genomic region, the following are encoded:
- a CDS encoding DUF4921 domain-containing protein — translation MPDGTVKQINPFNGTEVWSVPGRGSKPLDNEAPEAVEQLEPKEKEDYCSFCETRYFETPPEKFRLVRQGNSYQKLHQLPASQYFNTKAEFRRVPNLFEIVSLDYWRLNYNFKMTKAQLEWREKYLSEPEGMKHVLNVIDYKLSKLGRTPEEIKATSIDEKLAMADAFFGGSHELIIAGRHHKRGATKSNELFSSGEMTPDEHEAYFVATIDALRDIYANNRYVRYVSVFQNWLKPAGASFDHLHKQLVGLDSWSISIENQVQMVRNNPNVFNEYGPNLAIHYNLVFAENDYAIAYSAIGHRFPTIAIYSKAAHARPQDHTAEELRGMSDLVHACHTAMGSAISCNEEWYYTPIDSVYNMPWKILIKWRINIPAGFEGNTNIYINPISPVELRDKVVPRLYKVREEGLIAKGIAIAEECPCRLNSLKYYMR, via the coding sequence ATGCCAGATGGGACGGTCAAGCAAATCAACCCTTTCAATGGTACGGAAGTCTGGTCTGTGCCCGGACGCGGGAGTAAACCGCTGGACAACGAGGCGCCTGAAGCGGTAGAACAACTTGAACCAAAAGAGAAAGAAGATTATTGCTCGTTTTGCGAGACACGCTACTTTGAAACTCCACCTGAAAAGTTCCGCTTGGTTCGTCAAGGCAATAGCTATCAGAAATTGCATCAACTTCCTGCATCACAGTATTTCAATACGAAAGCAGAATTTCGGCGCGTGCCAAATCTCTTCGAGATTGTCTCGCTCGACTACTGGCGGCTGAACTACAATTTCAAGATGACAAAAGCGCAACTTGAATGGCGTGAAAAGTATTTGAGCGAACCTGAAGGCATGAAGCATGTGCTGAATGTAATTGACTACAAACTTTCTAAACTTGGCAGAACCCCTGAGGAAATCAAGGCTACATCAATTGACGAGAAACTCGCCATGGCAGATGCCTTTTTCGGAGGTAGCCATGAACTGATCATTGCAGGGCGGCATCATAAGAGAGGGGCAACAAAAAGCAACGAACTCTTTAGCTCGGGTGAAATGACCCCTGATGAACACGAAGCCTACTTTGTGGCTACTATTGATGCCCTGCGCGATATCTACGCAAACAATCGCTATGTGCGCTATGTGAGCGTGTTCCAAAATTGGCTGAAGCCGGCAGGAGCATCATTTGATCACTTGCATAAGCAACTGGTTGGCTTAGATAGCTGGTCAATCTCGATTGAAAATCAAGTGCAAATGGTGCGAAACAATCCTAATGTCTTCAATGAGTATGGACCAAACCTTGCTATTCACTACAACCTCGTCTTTGCCGAAAACGACTATGCTATTGCCTACTCCGCAATTGGGCATCGCTTCCCAACCATTGCAATTTATTCCAAAGCAGCTCATGCGCGTCCACAAGACCATACAGCTGAAGAACTGCGTGGCATGAGCGACTTGGTACATGCCTGCCACACTGCAATGGGTAGTGCAATTTCATGCAACGAAGAATGGTATTACACGCCTATTGATTCTGTCTATAACATGCCATGGAAGATTTTAATTAAGTGGCGAATCAACATTCCTGCTGGCTTCGAGGGCAACACGAACATTTATATCAATCCAATTAGTCCTGTTGAGTTGCGCGATAAAGTTGTGCCACGTCTTTACAAAGTGCGTGAAGAAGGGCTTATCGCAAAAGGTATTGCAATTGCTGAAGAGTGTCCGTGTCGCCTCAACTCGCTCAAATACTACATGCGTTAG
- a CDS encoding tryptophan 2,3-dioxygenase, whose translation MTKPYPPAYYADYLRLEQLLSAQVLRSAEFGTPAHDEMLFIIVHQAFELWFKQILHELESVCEMFESQFVDEKNLGVAVARLQRITEIQKVSIDQFRILETMTPLDFLEFRDFLSPASGFQSVQFRLIENRLGLQRELRVNFNQAAYDHRLRAEHQELVKHSESKPSLFELVEAWLERTPFLSFGNFDFWQSYKHAVSEMLQHDRNTILSNPTLSAAEKSRELETLQKTEANFLAILDETEYERLRQQGLRRLSHRATQAALLILLYREQPILHQPFRLINTLIEIDELFTTWRYQHAMMVQRMIGTKIGTGGSSGHQYLKKTVDAHRIFTDFFNLSTFLIPRSALPELPQTVQRELGFYYTS comes from the coding sequence ATGACCAAGCCCTATCCACCTGCATACTATGCCGATTACCTTCGCTTAGAGCAATTGCTTTCCGCACAAGTGCTACGCAGCGCAGAGTTTGGCACACCCGCCCATGATGAAATGCTCTTCATTATCGTCCACCAAGCCTTCGAGCTATGGTTCAAGCAAATTTTGCATGAGCTTGAATCCGTCTGTGAGATGTTCGAAAGCCAGTTTGTCGATGAAAAAAATCTCGGCGTAGCAGTTGCACGCCTGCAGCGCATCACCGAAATTCAAAAAGTCTCGATCGATCAGTTCCGTATTTTGGAGACCATGACGCCGCTTGATTTCCTCGAGTTTCGTGATTTTCTTTCACCCGCCTCTGGGTTTCAAAGCGTGCAGTTTCGTCTCATTGAAAATCGATTGGGCTTGCAGCGAGAGCTGCGTGTTAATTTCAACCAAGCGGCTTATGACCATCGCCTTCGTGCAGAGCATCAAGAGCTGGTCAAGCACTCTGAATCTAAACCCTCGCTTTTTGAACTTGTTGAAGCCTGGCTAGAACGAACGCCCTTTCTTTCATTTGGCAATTTTGATTTTTGGCAAAGCTACAAGCATGCCGTCTCTGAGATGCTACAGCACGATCGCAACACCATTCTTTCTAACCCGACACTTTCTGCGGCTGAAAAATCACGCGAACTTGAGACCTTGCAAAAAACAGAAGCCAACTTCCTTGCTATTCTTGATGAGACTGAATACGAGCGCCTACGCCAGCAAGGTCTGCGGCGACTGTCGCATCGTGCCACGCAAGCCGCTTTGCTTATTCTGCTCTACCGTGAGCAGCCGATTTTGCATCAGCCCTTCCGCTTAATCAATACGCTTATCGAAATCGATGAGCTTTTTACGACCTGGCGCTATCAACACGCCATGATGGTGCAACGCATGATTGGCACAAAAATTGGCACAGGCGGCTCTTCAGGACATCAGTATCTGAAAAAGACCGTTGACGCTCATCGCATCTTTACCGATTTTTTCAATCTCTCGACTTTTCTCATTCCGCGTTCGGCTTTGCCTGAACTGCCTCAAACCGTTCAGAGAGAACTTGGATTTTACTACACTTCGTAA
- a CDS encoding alpha-amylase: MKKINLIFGTHNHQPIGNFDSIFEDAYQRAYKPFLDVFEKFPTLKISKHYTGILFEWLLEKHPDFFDQLRALVKRGNIELISGGFYEPILAVIPDEDKIGQIEKLTKFIKKHFGFHAEGLWLAERIWEQHLTKPLAQAGICYVILDDTHFKYAGLSEEQLLGYYITEEQGYTTHLFPISKTLRYTIPFQPVEKTLEYLHSVADESGQRLVVFADDGEKFGVWPNTYEHVYTKDRWLEQFFKALDENRSWIRMMTFAEALHELKPIGRIYLSNASYAEMMHWSLPTVKSYLAFEKFEETLKAKHLLDGNDVFVRGGFWRNFMVKYPEANQMHKRMLEVSARAQALIAKGKKVSGKVFDKVWAAQCNCPYWHGVFGGTYLPNLRHPIYQNLIDAEVALDAIENKQGDVSVSVYDFDRDGQEDVVLKSNELSLYFKPSDGGKLVELDYKAARKNILDIFTRREEGYHQQLRKAAKKGSHAHAASETVASIHDIVKLKEANLDEYLYYDSYRRGSLIDHFFEASVTAKALYQNKATELGDFITKPYSVKLGGNKAKRTVLLECVGEVRTAAKTAFVQISKTISLAKGKSEFAVDYALRLISDDKLSVRFGVEFAYGLLAGDAPDRYYYFDGTTLDDRRLRSIGEVRSPMVGLKDEWLHIHARLEASEEATVLRYPIETVSLSEDGFERVYQGCVVVMCFDLKLTKKPYTISFVQRFSRA; the protein is encoded by the coding sequence ATGAAAAAAATCAATCTCATCTTCGGCACGCACAATCATCAACCTATTGGCAATTTCGACTCAATCTTCGAGGATGCTTATCAGCGTGCCTACAAGCCATTTCTCGATGTCTTTGAGAAATTCCCAACCTTGAAAATCTCTAAGCACTATACAGGTATTCTCTTTGAGTGGCTTTTAGAAAAGCATCCTGATTTTTTTGATCAGCTTCGTGCACTTGTTAAGCGTGGCAACATTGAACTTATCAGCGGCGGATTCTATGAGCCAATCTTAGCCGTCATTCCCGATGAGGACAAAATCGGTCAGATTGAAAAACTCACGAAGTTTATCAAAAAACACTTTGGCTTTCATGCTGAAGGACTCTGGCTTGCCGAGCGCATCTGGGAACAACATCTCACCAAGCCTCTTGCACAGGCCGGCATTTGCTATGTGATTTTGGACGACACACACTTCAAGTATGCTGGACTTAGCGAGGAACAACTCTTAGGCTACTACATCACTGAAGAACAAGGCTATACGACACACCTTTTTCCCATTTCCAAAACGCTGCGCTACACGATTCCCTTTCAGCCTGTTGAGAAGACTTTGGAGTACTTGCACAGCGTGGCTGATGAGAGCGGTCAGCGTCTTGTGGTCTTTGCAGACGATGGTGAAAAGTTTGGGGTCTGGCCTAATACTTACGAGCATGTCTATACCAAAGACCGCTGGTTAGAGCAATTCTTCAAAGCGCTGGATGAAAACCGCAGTTGGATTCGCATGATGACCTTTGCTGAAGCCTTGCATGAGCTAAAACCTATTGGCAGAATTTATCTCTCCAATGCGTCTTATGCGGAGATGATGCACTGGTCGCTGCCAACGGTCAAGTCGTATCTTGCTTTCGAGAAGTTTGAGGAAACCCTCAAAGCCAAGCATTTGCTCGATGGCAACGATGTCTTTGTGCGCGGTGGCTTTTGGCGCAATTTCATGGTCAAATATCCTGAAGCTAATCAGATGCACAAGCGCATGCTGGAAGTCTCCGCACGTGCGCAAGCCTTGATAGCGAAAGGCAAAAAAGTCAGCGGCAAAGTCTTCGATAAAGTCTGGGCAGCGCAGTGCAATTGCCCATATTGGCATGGTGTCTTTGGCGGCACATACTTGCCCAATTTGCGCCATCCGATTTATCAAAACCTCATTGATGCCGAAGTTGCGCTCGACGCAATTGAAAATAAGCAGGGCGATGTCAGTGTATCGGTCTATGACTTTGACCGTGATGGTCAAGAAGATGTGGTGCTCAAATCCAACGAACTGAGCCTGTATTTCAAGCCCTCTGATGGTGGCAAACTTGTCGAGCTTGATTACAAGGCTGCCCGCAAAAACATTTTGGACATTTTCACGCGCCGAGAAGAAGGTTATCATCAGCAGCTGCGCAAAGCGGCAAAGAAAGGCTCACATGCGCATGCGGCAAGTGAGACAGTCGCCAGCATTCACGATATTGTAAAGCTAAAGGAAGCTAATCTCGATGAATATCTCTATTACGACAGCTATCGGCGTGGCAGTCTAATCGATCACTTCTTTGAAGCTTCAGTTACGGCAAAAGCTCTCTACCAAAACAAAGCCACGGAACTCGGCGATTTTATCACGAAGCCTTACTCGGTCAAACTCGGTGGTAACAAAGCTAAGCGTACCGTCTTGCTTGAATGTGTTGGCGAGGTGCGCACTGCAGCTAAAACTGCATTTGTTCAAATCTCTAAAACCATCTCGCTTGCCAAAGGCAAATCGGAGTTTGCAGTAGATTACGCCTTGCGCCTCATCTCTGATGACAAACTATCGGTGCGCTTCGGTGTAGAATTTGCATACGGACTTCTCGCAGGTGATGCCCCTGACCGCTACTACTACTTTGATGGCACGACGCTCGACGATCGACGCTTGCGCTCCATCGGTGAGGTGCGCTCTCCAATGGTTGGCTTAAAAGACGAGTGGCTACACATTCATGCACGCTTGGAAGCCTCCGAAGAAGCCACAGTCTTGCGCTATCCAATTGAGACCGTCTCACTTTCCGAAGATGGCTTTGAGCGTGTCTATCAAGGCTGCGTCGTGGTGATGTGTTTTGATCTTAAGCTCACGAAGAAGCCTTACACTATCTCTTTTGTTCAACGCTTCTCACGCGCTTGA